One genomic window of Methanobrevibacter gottschalkii DSM 11977 includes the following:
- a CDS encoding tetratricopeptide repeat protein gives MFKDRIVNYYIDKSMEYGHNHLNKKAIRCVDKILFFDKNNARALSFKGLYYAFLFEKEKSFECFSEILKNNHDDVHCYYRKGLACMELIEYEQAVDCFKKVLDVDPHHPIVLRYISSCYLYLGEYDLVFNSINDVLKDDGENPELLLSLSLYYDALEMYDESLNILNKIIEKNPNDNDALLQMATVYENQEMYDDALKYIELALNINVDSIVLKSIKYNLLAHVGDFEHSLQGFDEISKTCFDGWGVMELYYIYYGGALEVMGKYEDALNLYDEYLEKYPNFPKEMIENMKEDALKLIK, from the coding sequence AGGATAGTTAATTATTATATTGATAAATCGATGGAATATGGTCATAATCATTTAAATAAAAAAGCAATTAGATGTGTTGATAAAATATTGTTCTTTGATAAGAATAATGCTAGGGCTTTGTCATTTAAAGGGCTTTATTATGCTTTTCTTTTTGAAAAGGAGAAATCGTTTGAATGTTTCAGTGAAATTCTTAAAAATAATCATGATGATGTACATTGTTATTATAGAAAAGGATTGGCATGTATGGAGTTAATAGAATATGAACAAGCAGTGGATTGTTTTAAAAAAGTATTGGATGTTGATCCCCATCATCCAATAGTTTTAAGGTACATTAGTTCATGTTATTTGTATTTGGGAGAATATGATTTAGTTTTTAATTCCATTAATGATGTATTAAAAGATGATGGGGAAAATCCTGAACTATTACTTAGTTTAAGTCTTTATTATGATGCTTTGGAAATGTATGATGAATCATTAAATATTTTAAATAAAATAATAGAAAAAAATCCTAATGATAATGATGCATTATTACAAATGGCTACTGTTTATGAAAATCAAGAAATGTATGATGATGCATTAAAATATATTGAATTGGCTTTAAATATTAATGTCGATAGTATTGTTTTAAAATCAATAAAATATAATTTATTAGCTCATGTTGGTGATTTTGAACATTCTTTACAGGGTTTTGATGAGATTTCTAAAACATGTTTTGATGGTTGGGGTGTAATGGAATTGTATTATATTTATTATGGAGGTGCATTGGAGGTAATGGGGAAATATGAGGATGCATTAAATTTATATGATGAATATTTGGAAAAATACCCAAATTTCCCAAAAGAAATGATTGAAAATATGAAGGAAGATGCCTTAAAGTTGATTAAGTAA